Below is a genomic region from Delftia tsuruhatensis.
TCAGCAAACAGTATTTCCTCTGGCTCCCCCTCTTCTGCAACAGTGCATGGCATGCCGCGCAGGAGGCGCGGCTGCAGACGAGGAACACCATGCAAGAGACATCCCGGCCCACCCAGGGCCATGCCATCGCCAACGTCGGCGAACTGGTGGCCCGCAGTTGCAGGGCCCATGCGGCGCAGCCTGCGGTGACCAGTGCCACGCGCAGCATCACCTACGCCGAACTGGAGCAGCGCTCCAACCGCCTGGCCAACGCCCTGCTGGCCCAGGGCCTGGCGCGCGGCGACCGCGTGGGCATCTACCTGCCCAACTGCGTGGAAATCGTCGAGATCGAGATCGCCTGCTACAAGGCCGGGCTTGTCAAGGCGCCGTTCAACGCCCGGCTGTCCCCGCGCGAAGTGGGCGACATCGCGGCCAACAGCGATGCCGCCATCATCATCACCACGGCCGCTCGAGCGGAGACGTTCAAGCCCCACCTGCAGTCGCCCGGCGAGCGCCTGCTGCTGCTGGACGGCCCCGCCGAGGACAGCTACGAAGCCGTCCTGGCCTGCGCCAGCGACCGCTTCCAGCCCGTGGCCGTGCAGGAGCACGAAGTGGCCGTGCTGCACTACACCTCGGGCTCGTCGGGCGTGCTCAAGGCTGCCATGCAGACCTTCGGCAACCGCCTGGCCCAGCTGCGCAAGTTCCTGATGCGCGGCGAAGGCATGCAGGCCGGCCATGTCCTGGGCCTGGTCGGTCCCGTCACGCACGCCTCCGGCATGCAGATGGTGCCGGCGCTGTGCACAGGCGCCACCATCCACCTGTTCGCGGGCTTCGAGCCCGGCGCCTTCATGGCCGAAATGCAGGCGCGGCGTGTGACCCATACCTTCATGGTGCCGACCATGATCAACATGCTGCTGGCCGAGGTCGGCGGCCGCTACCGCCCCCTGCCCGACCTGCAGCGCCTGGGCTACGGCGCAGCCCCCATGGCACCGGCGCGCATCCTGCAGGCCATGGACGTGTTCGGCCCCATTTTGTCCCAGGGCTATGGCGCGGGCGAGACCACTTCGGGCGTCTGCGGCCTGACCGTGCAGGACCATCTGCAGGCACGCGCGTCGCGCCCCGAGCGCCTGGCCTCCTGCGGCCGGCCCTTTCTCGAATCCCTGGTCGAGGTGGTGGATGACGAGGGCCTTCCCGTGCCGCAAGGCGAGATCGGCGAGATCGTGGTCAGCGGCGCCGACATTTTCGCGGGCTACTGGCGCGCCCCCGAACTGACGGCCGAGGTGCTCAGGCACGGCCGCTACCACACGGGCGACCTGGCGCGCATGGACGAGCAGGGCTTCGTCTACATCGTGGACCGCAAGAAGGACATGGTCATCAGCGGTGGCTTCAACGTCTACCCGTCCGAGGTCGAGTCGGTGCTCTACGAGCACGCCTCGGTGGCCGATGCCTGCGTATTCGCGATCCCCGACGACAAATGGGGCGAGGCCGTGGCCGCCCATATCGTGCTCAAGCCCGGCCAGGCCGGCGACAGCGCCGCGCTGGACCGCTTCTGCGCCGAGCGCCTGGGCGGCTTCAAGCGTCCGCGCCACATCGAATTCGTGCAGCAACTGCCCAAGAACCCCAACGGCAAGGTCATGCGCCGCGCCGTGCAGGCGCCCTACTGGGCCCAACACGCCCGCAAGGTGAACTGAGATGAATGCCAAAGACACCCTCCCATCCGCTGGCGCCCCCCTGCTGGAAATGCCGTTCGAAGGCTCCGAACGCGCCGCCGTGCTGATCGAATCGCTCCAGGGCTTCATCCATGGAGAGCTGGGGGACCTGGCGCGCGAACATGGCGTGGACCATGAAAACAGCGCCTCCAGGGATCTGCTGCGTCAGGTCTGGAAGCTTTCCCACGCCCGCGGCTTCTACGGCATGACCCTGCCCCAGGCCATGGGCGGCGCAGGCCTTTCCGTGCTGGACCAGGTACTGGTCAAGGAAGCCATCTATGCCACGGGATCGCCGTTCGCGCCCCATGTGCTGGGCGAACTCAGCGGCCCTCCGCGCATAGGCGCCCTGGTGCGCAAGGCCACGCCGCTGCAGATGGAGCAATTCATACTGCCCGTGGCGCACGCCGACAAATCCATCTGCTTCGCACTGACCGAGGCGTCTGCCGGCTCGGATGCCGGCGCGCTGCAGACGCGCGCCGTGCTGGAAGGCGAGCACTACGTGCTGCACGGCCGCAAGCGCTTCATCTCGGGCGCGCCCTTTGCCGACTTCGCCGTGCTCATGGCCTCGACCGCCCCGGAGGACAGCCCGCAGCGCGAGATCAGCGCCTTCTTCGTGGACCTGCATGCGCCGGGCGTGCAGGTGGTCAGCGGCTACAGGACCATGGCCGGGCAGTCCGGCACGGGCGACATCGTGCTGGACGGCTGCCGCGTGCCTGCGGCCCAGCTGATCGGCGAGCCGGGGCGGGGCCTGGCCCTGGCCCTGGGCCGCATCACGGTCAACCGCCTGCTGCACTGCCCGGCCATGCTGGGCCTGGCCCAGGTAGCACTGCGGGATGCTCGCGACTACGCGCTGTGCCGCCAGCAGTTCGGCCGCAGCATTGCCCAGTTCCAGGCCATACAGCACATGTTGGCCGACATGGCCACCGAATGGATGGCGGCACGGGCGCTGATGGTGCAGACGGCGCGTGCCATCGATGCAGGCATCGATGCGCGGGCCCAGGCCTCTATGAGCAAGCTGTTCTGCTCGGAGACGGCGTTCCGCATCGCCGACCGCGCCGTGCAGATCCACGGCGGCGAAGGCATCGTACAGGGACGGCGCGTCGAATTCCTGTTCCGCATGCTGCGCATGTACCGGGTGCTCACGGGCACCAGCGAGATACAGCGCAACACCATCGCCAAGGAACTGCTGGAACGGGCCACTGCCTGAGGCGGTCCCCAGGAAAAGGACAGGACAAGGAGACAACGCCATGCAAGACATACCCAACCATGACCCGGACCGCCGCCGATTCCTGCGCGCCGCCGGTGCTGCATCGCTGGCGACAGGCCTGCCCTGGGCTGCCGCGGCCACGGCACAAGACAGCGCCTGGCCCACGCGTCCCATCAAATGGGTGGTGCCCTACCTGGCGGGCACCAGCCCCGACACAGCCGCGCGCATCGTGGCCGAGGCACTGTCGGCCCAGCTGGGCCAGCCCGTGGTGATAGACAACCGCGCGGGTGCGGGCGGCAACATCGGCGCGCGCCAGGTGGCCAAGGCACCCGCGGACGGCTACACCCTGCTGTACTCGGGCTCGCCCATGGCTGCTGCCATGCGCATGTACAGAAACCCGGGTTACGATTTGTTCAAGGACTTCCGCCACGTGCTGGGCATGTCTCGCTCGGACATCTTGGTGGTTGTGCATGCCGACTCCGGCATGCGTACGCTGGACGACCTGGCCGCCCGTGCCAAGTCCAGGCCGGGCGCGCTGGACTATGCCTCGGGCGGCGTGGGTACGCCATCGCACCTGGGCGTGGAAATGCTGGCCTCCAGCATGGGCCTGCAGGTCAACCATGTGCCCTACAAGGGTGCTTCGGAACTGGTCAATGCCGTGCTGGGCCAGCAGGTGGCTTTCGGCGCACCGCTGTTTTCGGTCGCGTACCCCCAGGTCCTGGCCGGCAGGCTGGTACCGCTGGCCATTGCCGGGCCGCAGCGCAACCCCAAGCTTGCACAGGTGCAGACCCTGGCCGAGCTGGGCGTGCCCGATGTCAACCTCACATCCTGGGGCGGCGTCTCCGTACCGGCCGCCACGCCCGAGCCCATCGTCCAGCGGCTGCGAACGGCACTGGAGGAAGTGCTCAGGCAACCCAAGGTCATCGCCTTGCTGGAGCAGGAAGGCGGCAAGGTCGCCATCACCAGCGCCGACGCCTATGCCAAGGGCTTCGAGCGCGAGATCCAGTTCACCCAGTCCATGATGCAGCGTGTGGGCATACAGCCGATCTGAGGCCTTGCACCGCAGCCGGGCACGGGCATGGCGGGCGGGAATCCTGTCCCGGCGAATCACTGGGATAATCCTGCCCATTCATGATCAGCCTTCGCAACATCATCCTGCGCCGCGGCACGCGCGTGCTGCTGGACAGCACCTCTGTCTCCATCAATCCCGGTGAAAAGGTCGGCCTCGTCGGACGCAACGGCGCCGGCAAGTCCAGCCTGTTCGCCCTGCTCAACGGCAGCCTGGCCGAAGACGGTGGGGAGTTCTCCATCCCGCCCCAATGGCGCCTGGGCCAGGTCGCGCAGAACATGCCCGAGACCTCGGAGTCCGCCACCCAGTTCGTGCTGGACGGCGACACACGCCTGAGCGAGCTCAATGCACAGCTCGCGGCCGCCGAGGCCAGCGAGGACGGCATGGCCATCGCCCATGCCCATGTGGACCTGGCCGACGCCGGGGCACACGATGCCGTGCCGCGCGCCCAGGCCCTGATCCTGGGCCTGGGCTTCAAGGTGTCCGAACTGGAGCACCCGGTCAACAGCTTCTCGGGCGGCTGGCGCATGCGCCTTCAGCTGGCACGTGCACTGATGTGCCCTTCGGACCTGCTGCTGCTCGACGAACCCACCAACCACCTGGACCTGGACGCCCTGGTCTGGCTCGAAGCCTGGCTCAAGCGCTATCCGGGCACCCTGGTCGTGATCAGCCATGACCGGGAATTCCTGGACGCCATCACCAACACCACGCTGCACATCGAAAACGCCCAAGTCACACGCTACGGCGGCAACTACAGCAAGTTCGA
It encodes:
- a CDS encoding class I adenylate-forming enzyme family protein; the protein is MQETSRPTQGHAIANVGELVARSCRAHAAQPAVTSATRSITYAELEQRSNRLANALLAQGLARGDRVGIYLPNCVEIVEIEIACYKAGLVKAPFNARLSPREVGDIAANSDAAIIITTAARAETFKPHLQSPGERLLLLDGPAEDSYEAVLACASDRFQPVAVQEHEVAVLHYTSGSSGVLKAAMQTFGNRLAQLRKFLMRGEGMQAGHVLGLVGPVTHASGMQMVPALCTGATIHLFAGFEPGAFMAEMQARRVTHTFMVPTMINMLLAEVGGRYRPLPDLQRLGYGAAPMAPARILQAMDVFGPILSQGYGAGETTSGVCGLTVQDHLQARASRPERLASCGRPFLESLVEVVDDEGLPVPQGEIGEIVVSGADIFAGYWRAPELTAEVLRHGRYHTGDLARMDEQGFVYIVDRKKDMVISGGFNVYPSEVESVLYEHASVADACVFAIPDDKWGEAVAAHIVLKPGQAGDSAALDRFCAERLGGFKRPRHIEFVQQLPKNPNGKVMRRAVQAPYWAQHARKVN
- a CDS encoding Bug family tripartite tricarboxylate transporter substrate binding protein, with the protein product MQDIPNHDPDRRRFLRAAGAASLATGLPWAAAATAQDSAWPTRPIKWVVPYLAGTSPDTAARIVAEALSAQLGQPVVIDNRAGAGGNIGARQVAKAPADGYTLLYSGSPMAAAMRMYRNPGYDLFKDFRHVLGMSRSDILVVVHADSGMRTLDDLAARAKSRPGALDYASGGVGTPSHLGVEMLASSMGLQVNHVPYKGASELVNAVLGQQVAFGAPLFSVAYPQVLAGRLVPLAIAGPQRNPKLAQVQTLAELGVPDVNLTSWGGVSVPAATPEPIVQRLRTALEEVLRQPKVIALLEQEGGKVAITSADAYAKGFEREIQFTQSMMQRVGIQPI
- a CDS encoding acyl-CoA dehydrogenase family protein, translated to MNAKDTLPSAGAPLLEMPFEGSERAAVLIESLQGFIHGELGDLAREHGVDHENSASRDLLRQVWKLSHARGFYGMTLPQAMGGAGLSVLDQVLVKEAIYATGSPFAPHVLGELSGPPRIGALVRKATPLQMEQFILPVAHADKSICFALTEASAGSDAGALQTRAVLEGEHYVLHGRKRFISGAPFADFAVLMASTAPEDSPQREISAFFVDLHAPGVQVVSGYRTMAGQSGTGDIVLDGCRVPAAQLIGEPGRGLALALGRITVNRLLHCPAMLGLAQVALRDARDYALCRQQFGRSIAQFQAIQHMLADMATEWMAARALMVQTARAIDAGIDARAQASMSKLFCSETAFRIADRAVQIHGGEGIVQGRRVEFLFRMLRMYRVLTGTSEIQRNTIAKELLERATA